The Procambarus clarkii isolate CNS0578487 chromosome 7, FALCON_Pclarkii_2.0, whole genome shotgun sequence genome window below encodes:
- the LOC123761303 gene encoding sodium-dependent phosphate transport protein 2B isoform X3: protein MISGLCPSVPGGLDLTGTQKVKRVLINISKVVLVLGFLYLFICSLDFLSSSFRLIAGKTTGDVMNNQYVKNPVVGLMIGILVTVLVQSSSTSTSIIVSMVSAQILDVHTAIPMIMGSNIGTSVTNTIVSLTQVGDRNEFRRAFAGATVHDMFNWLSVITLLIIEIATGMLEKITTAMVSDLAWVKGGGEIKMLKVITDPFTKLIIQLDKDVLTAWSTNQGALVNETSLVKKYCKKSCMVFSSTSEPVATSTALAASTTALAASTTAAGCVKVAVPNSCHFLFYQTSLTDAQVGIILLICSLLILCSALIAIVKILNSMMKGKMAVIIKKTINANIPYLPWLTGYIAILVGALMTFVVQSSSIFTSTLTPLIGIGVITVERSYPLTLGSNLGTTTTALLASMAGEGDGLVYAIQIALVHLFFNIFGILFFYPIPFMRFPIPLAKRLGNTTAKYRWFAVLYLIMMFFLVPGFVFLLSLGGSLAMYIVGLPLAIILVLAVIINILQSKKPSILPSFLRTWNWLPKPLHSLQPYDACCLALPCCKSCRISESESNDLQRVEVNKNSGLENKAFEGTDTRF from the exons ACCTGACGGGGACGCAGAAGGTGAAGAGGGTCCTGATTAACATCTCCAAGGTGGTCCTCGTCCTGGGCTTCCTCTACCTCTTCATCTGCTCCCTCGACTTCCTCTCTTCATCCTTCAGACTCATCGCTGGCAAGACTACAG GTGATGTGATGAACAACCAGTACGTGAAGAACCCTGTGGTGGGCCTGATGATCGGCATCCTGGTGACGGTCCTCGTCCAGTCCTCCTCAACCTCAACCTCCATCATCGTCTCCATGGTGTCCGCTCAGA TTCTGGATGTGCACACAGCCATTCCCATGATCATGGGCTCCAACATAGGCACCTCCGTCACCAATACTATCGTCTCCCTCACGCAG GTTGGTGACCGTAATGAGTTTCGTCGCGCCTTCGCCGGAGCTACCGTCCATGACATGTTCAACTGGCTCTCAGTCATCACTCTCCTCATCATCGAAATCGCTACAG GCATGTTGGAGAAAATAACCACGGCCATGGTGTCGGATCTCGCCTGGGTCAAAGGTGGTGGAGAGATCAAGATGCTTAAAGTCATCACTGACCCATTCACCAAACTCATCATACAG TTGGACAAGGACGTGCTGACGGCTTGGAGCACAAATCAAGGGGCTTTGGTTAACGAGACTTCACTCGTGAAGAAGTACTGCAAGAAATCGTGTATGGTGTTTTCCTCCACCAGCGAGCCAGTAGCCACCAGCACCGCCCTGGCGGCTTCCACAACCGCCCTGGCGGCCTCCACAACCGCTGCTGGATGTGTCAAAGTGGCTGTTCCCAACTCGTGTCACTTCCTCTTCTATCAGACCTCGCTTACGGATGCACAAGTGGGCATCATCCTCCTCATTTGCTCCCTCCTCATCCTGTGCTCGGCCCTCATCGCCATAGTCAAGATCCTCAACTCCATGATGAAAG GCAAGATGGCTGTGATCATCAAGAAGACCATCAACGCCAACATCCCCTACCTTCCCTGGCTTACCGGGTACATCGCTATCCTGGTGGGCGCTCTCATGACCTTCGTAGTGCAGTCTTCCTCTATATTTAcctccacactcacacctctcattG GGATCGGAGTGATCACGGTGGAGAGGTCGTATCCCCTGACCTTGGGCAGCAACCTGGGCACCACCACTACGGCTCTTCTGGCATCTATGGCTGGAGAGGGAGACGGCCTCGTCTATGCCATCCAG atCGCGCTCGTCCATCTCTTCTTCAACATCTTCGGTATCCTGTTCTTCTACCCGATCCCCTTCATGAGGTTCCCCATCCCGCTGGCCAAGCGCCTGGGCAACACCACAGCCAAGTACCGCTGGTTCGCCGTCCTCTACCTCATCATGATGTTCTTCCTCGTGCCTGGGTTTGTCTTCCTCCTCTCTCTAG GAGGGAGTTTAGCCATGTATATCGTCGGTCTGCCTCTGGCAATCATCCTTGTTCTTGCAGTCATCATCAACATTCTTCAAAGCAAAAAGCCCAGTATCTTACCAAGCTTTTTGCGGACGTGGAATTGGTTACCGAAGCCCCTACATTCACTCCAGCCCTACGATGCCTGCTGCCTGGCTCTGCCTTGCTGCAAATCCTGTCGTATTTCAGAAAGCGAAAGCAACGACTTGCAAAGAGTTGAAGTCAACAAGAATTCTGGATTGGAAAACAAAGCTTTCGAGGGCACTGATACTAGGTTTTAA
- the LOC123761303 gene encoding sodium-dependent phosphate transport protein 2B isoform X4, translated as MNNQYVKNPVVGLMIGILVTVLVQSSSTSTSIIVSMVSAQILDVHTAIPMIMGSNIGTSVTNTIVSLTQVGDRNEFRRAFAGATVHDMFNWLSVITLLIIEIATGMLEKITTAMVSDLAWVKGGGEIKMLKVITDPFTKLIIQLDKDVLTAWSTNQGALVNETSLVKKYCKKSCMVFSSTSEPVATSTALAASTTALAASTTAAGCVKVAVPNSCHFLFYQTSLTDAQVGIILLICSLLILCSALIAIVKILNSMMKGKMAVIIKKTINANIPYLPWLTGYIAILVGALMTFVVQSSSIFTSTLTPLIGIGVITVERSYPLTLGSNLGTTTTALLASMAGEGDGLVYAIQIALVHLFFNIFGILFFYPIPFMRFPIPLAKRLGNTTAKYRWFAVLYLIMMFFLVPGFVFLLSLGGSLAMYIVGLPLAIILVLAVIINILQSKKPSILPSFLRTWNWLPKPLHSLQPYDACCLALPCCKSCRISESESNDLQRVEVNKNSGLENKAFEGTDTRF; from the exons ATGAACAACCAGTACGTGAAGAACCCTGTGGTGGGCCTGATGATCGGCATCCTGGTGACGGTCCTCGTCCAGTCCTCCTCAACCTCAACCTCCATCATCGTCTCCATGGTGTCCGCTCAGA TTCTGGATGTGCACACAGCCATTCCCATGATCATGGGCTCCAACATAGGCACCTCCGTCACCAATACTATCGTCTCCCTCACGCAG GTTGGTGACCGTAATGAGTTTCGTCGCGCCTTCGCCGGAGCTACCGTCCATGACATGTTCAACTGGCTCTCAGTCATCACTCTCCTCATCATCGAAATCGCTACAG GCATGTTGGAGAAAATAACCACGGCCATGGTGTCGGATCTCGCCTGGGTCAAAGGTGGTGGAGAGATCAAGATGCTTAAAGTCATCACTGACCCATTCACCAAACTCATCATACAG TTGGACAAGGACGTGCTGACGGCTTGGAGCACAAATCAAGGGGCTTTGGTTAACGAGACTTCACTCGTGAAGAAGTACTGCAAGAAATCGTGTATGGTGTTTTCCTCCACCAGCGAGCCAGTAGCCACCAGCACCGCCCTGGCGGCTTCCACAACCGCCCTGGCGGCCTCCACAACCGCTGCTGGATGTGTCAAAGTGGCTGTTCCCAACTCGTGTCACTTCCTCTTCTATCAGACCTCGCTTACGGATGCACAAGTGGGCATCATCCTCCTCATTTGCTCCCTCCTCATCCTGTGCTCGGCCCTCATCGCCATAGTCAAGATCCTCAACTCCATGATGAAAG GCAAGATGGCTGTGATCATCAAGAAGACCATCAACGCCAACATCCCCTACCTTCCCTGGCTTACCGGGTACATCGCTATCCTGGTGGGCGCTCTCATGACCTTCGTAGTGCAGTCTTCCTCTATATTTAcctccacactcacacctctcattG GGATCGGAGTGATCACGGTGGAGAGGTCGTATCCCCTGACCTTGGGCAGCAACCTGGGCACCACCACTACGGCTCTTCTGGCATCTATGGCTGGAGAGGGAGACGGCCTCGTCTATGCCATCCAG atCGCGCTCGTCCATCTCTTCTTCAACATCTTCGGTATCCTGTTCTTCTACCCGATCCCCTTCATGAGGTTCCCCATCCCGCTGGCCAAGCGCCTGGGCAACACCACAGCCAAGTACCGCTGGTTCGCCGTCCTCTACCTCATCATGATGTTCTTCCTCGTGCCTGGGTTTGTCTTCCTCCTCTCTCTAG GAGGGAGTTTAGCCATGTATATCGTCGGTCTGCCTCTGGCAATCATCCTTGTTCTTGCAGTCATCATCAACATTCTTCAAAGCAAAAAGCCCAGTATCTTACCAAGCTTTTTGCGGACGTGGAATTGGTTACCGAAGCCCCTACATTCACTCCAGCCCTACGATGCCTGCTGCCTGGCTCTGCCTTGCTGCAAATCCTGTCGTATTTCAGAAAGCGAAAGCAACGACTTGCAAAGAGTTGAAGTCAACAAGAATTCTGGATTGGAAAACAAAGCTTTCGAGGGCACTGATACTAGGTTTTAA